In one Rutidosis leptorrhynchoides isolate AG116_Rl617_1_P2 chromosome 8, CSIRO_AGI_Rlap_v1, whole genome shotgun sequence genomic region, the following are encoded:
- the LOC139861613 gene encoding threonine--tRNA ligase, mitochondrial 1-like translates to MGKAANPAAKSSLKIIKDDVYYDSVIPKRIKLFESIKDQQIAHLQSISGDPIKVTLPDGTVKEGKKWETTPLDIAKELSKSLASNALISQVDDVLWDMTRPLESDCKLKIFTFDSNEGRDTFWHSSAHILGQALEQTYGCKLCIGPCTTRGEGFYYDGFYGDLGLNDDHFDQIVNGAKKAVAEKQAFERIEVTREQALEMFSDNQFKVEIISSLPEDKTITVYRCGPLVDLCRGPHIPNTAFVKAIACLKASAAYWKGDKDRESLQRVYGISFPDQKRLKEYIAMLEEAKKYDHRELGKKQELFFFHPLSPGSCFFLPHGERVTAKLIAFIEGEYRKRGYHKVTTPNMYNMQLWETSGHAANYKENMFVFDIEKQEFGLKPMNCPGHCLIFDYRVRSYRELPLRLADFGVLHRNEASGALTGLTRVRRFMQFFTGLDDDAHIFCRESQIKDVVKNVLKFINYAYDIFGFTYELKLSTRPEKYLGDLETWDKAEKALEDALNEFKNEFGKTWEINEANGAFYGPKIDLSVSDAMKRKFQCATLQLDFQLPQRFNLTYSAEDDTKRERPVMIHRAILGSVERMFAILLEHYKGKWPFWLSPRQAIVCSVSDKSLAYGQQVKEQIDAAGYYVDIDSSDRTIQKKVREAQLAQYNYILVVGEDEVNNGKVSVSVRDKQEHSVKTIPDLLNHFKEEVDNFR, encoded by the exons ATGGGCAAAGCTGCAAACCCGGCAGCAAAGTCTTCACTTAAAATCATAAAAGATGATGTTTATTATGATTCAGTTATCCCTAAGCGTATCAAATTATTTGAATCTATCAAAGATCAACAGATTGCTCACCTCCAGTCAATCTCCGGTGATCCAATCAA aGTTACATTACCTGATGGCACCGTGAAAGAAGGAAAGAAGTGGGAAACAACTCCTTTAGATATAGCAAAAGAGTTATCAAAAAGTTTGGCGTCGAATGCATTGATTTCACAGGTTGATGATGTGTTGTGGGATATGACAAGACCTTTGGAAAGTGATTGTAAGTTGAAAATATTCACTTTCGATAGTAACGAGGGTCGTGACACCTTTTGGCATTCGAGTGCGCATATTCTTGGCCAG GCTCTAGAACAAACTTATGGATGCAAATTGTGTATCGGGCCATGTACTACAAGAGGAGAG GGTTTCTACTATGATGGTTTCTATGGAGACCTTGGATTAAATGATGATCACTTTGATCAGATTGTTAATGGTGCAAAGAAAGCTGTTGCG GAAAAGCAAGCTTTTGAGCGAATTGAAGTTACACGAGAACAGGCTCTTGAGATGTTCTCTGATAACCAGTTTAAG gTTGAAATCATAAGCAGCCTACCTGAAGACAAGACTATTACAGTCTACAGATGTGGGCCGTTAGTCGATCTGTGCCGCGGACCCCATATACCAAATACCGCTTTTGTCAAAGCGATTGCTTGCTTAA AGGCTTCAGCAGCTTACTGGAAGGGGGATAAAGATCGTGAAAGCTTACAAAGAGTTTATGGGATATCTTTTCCTGACCAAAAACGTCTCAAG GAATACATCGCGATGTTAGAAGAAGCAAAAAAATATGACCACAGGGAGTTGGGCAAGAAGCAGGAATTATTCTTTTTTCACCCACTTAG CCCGGGAAGTTGTTTTTTTCTTCCCCATGGTGAACGGGTAACTGCTAAATTGATTGCCTTTATAGAAGGAGAGTATCGTAAAAGAGGTTACCACAAG GTTACCACACCCAATATGTATAATATGCAGCTATGGGAAACCTCAGGTCATGCTGCCAATTACAAAGAGAACATGTTTGTATTTGAT ATAGAAAAGCAAGAATTTGGGCTTAAACCAATGAACTGTCCAGGACATTGTTTGATATTTGATTACAGAGTTCGTTCTTACAGGG AACTTCCACTTCGTCTAGCCGACTTCGGAGTTCTACATCGAAATGAAGCCAGTGGTGCATTGACCGGGTTGACTCGTGTTCGAAGATTTATGCAGTTTTTTACTGGTCTTGAT GATGATGCTCATATTTTCTGTAGAGAATCCCAG ATAAAAGATGTAGTCAAGAATGTCTTAAAATTCATCAATTACGCGTATGATATATTTGGTTTCACCTATGAGTTAAAGCTTTCCACA AGGCCAGAAAAATATCTAGGAGATCTGGAAACATGGGATAAAGCCGAGAAAGCACTTGAAGATGCATTGAACGAATTCAAAAACGAATTCGGAAAGACATGGGAG ATCAATGAAGCCAATGGCGCATTTTACGGGCCAAAAATTGATTTATCTGTTTCAGATGCAATGAAAAGGAAATTTCAGTGTGCAACATTACAG TTGGACTTTCAACTACCTCAACGATTCAATTTAACATACTCAGCTGAAGACGATACTAAAAGGGAGAGGCCTGTTATGATACACAGAGCTATTTTAGGGTCGGTTGAACGTATGTTTGCTATTTTATTGGAGCACTACAAGGGAAAATGGCCCTTTTGGCTTAGCCCTCGTCAAGCAATTGTTTGCTCGGTTTCTGATAAATCCCTAGCTTATGGTCAACAG GTAAAAGAGCAGATTGATGCAGCTGGTTATTATGTTGACATAGATTCATCTGATAGAACAATCCAGAAGAAGGTACGAGAAGCTCAGCTGGCGCAGTACAATTACATTCTTGTTGTTGGTGAAGATGAAGTCAACAACGGAAAG GTAAGTGTGAGTGTTAGGGACAAACAAGAGCACTCGGTCAAGACAATTCCTGATCTCCTTAATCATTTCAAGGAAGAAGTCGACAATTTTCGCTAG